A window of Geothrix edaphica genomic DNA:
CCTGCCCGCGCCCTTCGTCCGCCGCCTCATCGGCGGCCTCGCCAAGGCGGGCATCCTCCAGACGGCCCGGGGCACGGGCGGCGGCATCGCCCTGGCCCGCCCCGCCTCGGAGATCTCCCTCCTGGACGTGGTGACCGCCCTCGAAGGCCCCATCGTCCTCAACCAGTGCCTGGACGGACACCACCACTGCCCGCTGGCGCATGGCTGCCCCATCCAGACGGCCTGGGCCGAGGCCGCCCGCACCCTTGAGACCCACCTGGCCGGCGTGCGCTTCGATGCGCTGGCCCGCACCCCGGAGACCCACCTCGCCGCCCACCTGCGCTGCCATTCGGCGCTCAGGACCCAGGCGGCGTCGAACTGTTCCTGATCCCCTAACCCCCATCCCCAACCCAGACCTGTAGGAGGAGTCCGTGGACGCCTTGACCTTGTCGCGCCTGCAATTCGCGGTGGCGACCTATTTCCACTTCCTGTTCGTGCCCTTGACGCTGGGGCTCTCGATGCTCGTCGCCATCATGGAGACGCAGTACGTGCGCACCGGCGACGAGGACTACAAGCGCATGACGAAGTTCTGGGGAAAGCTCTTCCTCATCAACTTCGCCGTGGGCATCGTCACGGGCCTCACGCTGGAGTTCCAGTTCGGCACGAACTGGTCGCGCTACTCCGCCTACGTGGGCGACATCTTCGGCTCGCTGCTGGCCATCGAGGCCACGGCGGCCTTCTTCCTGGAATCCACCTTCATCGCGGTGTGGTACTTCGGCTGGGACAAGCTCTCGAGGAAGGCCCACGCGGTGACGATCTGGCTGGTGGCCATCGCCTCGAACATCTCGGCCTTCTGGATCCTGGTGGCCAACGCCTGGATGCAGCACCCCGTGGGCTACGCGCTGCGCCACGGTCGGGCCGAGCTGGCGGACTTTTTCGCCGTCATCACCCAGCGCTTCGCCATCCTCGAGTTCATCCACACTCTGGGCGGAGCCTACCTCACGGCGGGTTTCTTCGTGCTGGGCATCTCGGCGTGGCACATGCTCCGCAAGCAGGAGGTGGCCTTCTTCAAGAAGTCCTTCCGCATCGCCGCCGCCTGGACGCTGATCTTCGCCCTGTTCGAGATCGCCCAGGGCCACATGAACGCCGAGATCCTGGGCCAGGCCCAGCCCACCAAGCTCGCGGCCATGGAAGCCCACTGGGAGACGGGCCGGAACGTGCCCATGAACCTCGTCGCCTGGCCCGACGCGAAGCATGAACGCAACACGGTGCAGAGCCTGTCCGTGCCCAGCGGCCTCAGCCTGATGGCCACCTACTCCACTGCCGGCGAGGTGAAGGGGTTGAAGGACTACCCCGCTTCCGAGCGCCCGCCGGTGCTGCCGGTGTTCCTCAGCTTCCGCGCCATGGTGGGCCTGGCCTTCCTCTTCCTGGCCGTGGGTCTTTACGCCTGGCTGAAGCGGGAGTGCATCGAGGACCGCCAAGGCTTCCTCCGCATCCTGCCCTGGCTGATCCCGCTGCCCTACCTGGCCAACGAACTGGGCTGGACCCTCGCGGAGCTGGGCCGCCAACCATGGATCGTCTACGGCCTGATGAAGACCACGGATGCGGTCTCGCCCATCGCCGTGTCCCAGGTGGGCACGTCGCTGGTGGCCTTCTTTCTCGTCTACGCGCTGCTGGGCGCCGTGGACTTCTACCTGCTGTTCAAGTTCGCCCGCAAGGGCCCTGAAGCCGCGCCCGCGGCCGTGAAGTGAGGGAGGCGATCATGCTCGAGACCATCTGGTTCGTGATCTGGGGAGTGGCCTGGGCCGTCTACTTCATGCTCGACGGCTTCGACCTGGGCCTGGGGACCCTCTTCCCCTTCCTGGCGAAAAATGAAGCCGAGAAGCGGATCCTCGTGAACGCCATGGGCCCCTTCTGGGATGGCAACGAGGTGTGGCTCATCACGGCGGGCGGCGTGACCTTCGCGGCCTTCCCCCGGGCCTACGCCATCATGTTCTCCGGCCTCTACACGCCGCTGATGCTGCTGCTCTTCGCGCTCATTTTGCGGGGCGTGGCCTTCGAGTTCCGGGGCAAGGAGGACAGCCAGGCCTGGCGCACGACCTGGGACGCCTGCCTGGTGGTGGGCTCGTTCCTCCCGGCCCTGCTGCTGGGCGTGGCCTTCGCCAACATCTTCGCGGGCCTGCCGCTGGATGCCGGAGGCCTCTTCCACGGCAACCTGTTCACCCTGCTGAACCCCTACGGCCTGCTGGGGGGCGTGCTCTTCGTGTTGATCTTCGCCGTGCATGGCGCCCTGTGGCTGACCACCCGCACCGAGGGTGAGCTACAGGCCCGCGCCGGGCACCTCGCCACGTCGCTGTGGCTGGTGGAAGCCGTGGTGGCCGTGGCCTTCCTGACCATGACGTGGTTCAGCACCCGGCTTTGGCAGAACGTCCTGGCCAAGCCCCTGCTGCTGATCCTGCCGCTCCTCGCGGTGGCGGGCCTGCTGTCACTGAGGGTGTTCGTGGCCAAGGGCGCCTGGTGGAAGGCCTGGTTCGCGTCTTCCGTCCTCATCCTGGGCGCGGTGCTCTTTGGTGTGGCGGGGCTGTTCCCCAACCTGCTGCCTTCCAGCCTGGACCCCACGGCCTCGGTGACCGCCTTCAATGCCGCCTCCAGTCCGCTGACGTTGAAGATCATGCTGGGCGTGGTGCTCTGCTTCCTGCCCGTGGTGATCGGCTACCAGCTGTGGGTCTACCTGAAGTTCCGGGACACGCTCACCGCCGAGAGCATCTCCCGCGGCCCTTCCTACTGACCTGATCCATCGCGTGTGAACCGGCTCCCCGTCCCATGGCGGGGTGGGGAGCCTTTGTGTCCCATGCCCCGCTTCCGGGGCGATGCCAAGGAGATGTCCCATGAAGTCCCTCATCCTGCCGGTGGCCCTGACCGCCGGGTTGCTGAGTCCTGCCTCGCTCCAGGCCCAGGAGGGCCCGTGGATGGTGCGCCTGCGCGCCGTCTCCCTCCAGCCCGCCGACAAGTCCGACGCGGCCTCCGGCCTCCCTGCCGACGCCATCCACGTCAGCTCGAAGACCATCCCCGAAGTGGACTTCAGCTACTTCTTCAGCCCGAACCTGGCCGCGGAACTGGTGCTCACGGTGCCCCAGAAGCATGATGTCACCCTGTCGGGCACGAAGATCGGCACCTTCAAGGAGCTGCCGCCCACCCTCACGGCCCAGTGGCACTTCCTTCCCGCCCGGACTGTGAATCCCTACGTCGGCGCGGGCCTGAACCTGACCCTCATCTCCGACGTGAAGCTGGCGGGCGGGGCGCTGGACCTGGACAAGAGCAGCGTGGGTCTGGCCGCCCAGGCTGGCGTGGACTTCCGGGTGGCCAGGAACTGCTTCATCAACCTCGACGTGAAATACGTGCAGATCCGGAGCGATGTGAAGGTCGCCGCGACCGGCGCCAAGGTCACGACCGTGAAGGTGGATCCCATGCTCTACGGTGTGGGTGTCGGTTACCGGTTTTAATCCTGTCCGCAGGTCCCTGCCACGCAGGCGTGGCAGGGACCTGCGGGCGCGCTGCGCCTCCGTGTCAGCGGACGCCCGTGGGCTCCGCCAGGGTCGCGGAGAGGGCCTCCAGCAGGGAGGCGCCGTCGCCGCGGAAGGAGCTGCCGTGCATGGTGGCGAGGGTCTCGGGCCGCAGCTCCGCCAGGCGCGCCAGGGTGGTCCGGGCCTTGTCCCGGCAGGCGTAGTAGTCCATGCCCGCGAGCATGGCCTCGCTGGGGCCGAGGATGTCGCCTTCGGTGATCGGGGGCAGCTCCGCGCCGGGCTGGGTGAACAGGTCGCCGCAGAGGAGGGTGCGGGCGGTGGAGACCCAGAGGAGGCCCGCGTCCCACCCGTGGGGCACGTGGGGCGTATCCACCCACTGGACCCGATGGCGCCCCAGATCCAGCTCCTCGCCATCGCCCAGGGCGCGGGGCGGCCGGTCGGCCATGTCCCCCATGGACACCAGGGCGCCCACCCGGCTGCACAAGGGGACGGCGGCGGGTGCCACCGCGAGGAAGTCATTCATGGCGCCGCACTCGTCCGCTTCGACGTGGGAGTAGCCCAGGTAGCGGATCGAGGCGACCGGCAGCACCCGCTCGATGGCGGCCCGGGTGACGTTGAAGAGGCTGCGCAGGCCCGTATGGAACAGCAGGGGCGCCGCGTCCCGGATGAGGATCTGGTTGAAGGTGAAGCCGCCGGGGACGGCGGGGATGGGGACCGACGTGCTGATGCGGAAGATCCCGTCGGCGATTTCGTCCACGCAGGTGGTCATGGGGACCTCGGAGCTCCGATGGAACGACCGGAATAGACTGGCGCGGAACCGGCCTGTGTCTCCGCCTAGGGTCTGGGCGCTTCGGGCACCACGTCCCACTTCCCGCGGACGTCCACGGAGAGCACGCAGTCGGCGCCGGGCACGCACTTGGTGATGTGCTCCTTCTTCCCCTTGAACACGAAGAAGGAACCTGCCGGCAGCAGGGTCTCCTTGCCATCGACGGTGAAGGACATGGTTCCCGAGAGCACCGTGGCGAAGTGGTCGGAGGAATGATGGTGCAGCGGCGTGACGAACCCGTCCTTGAGCTTGATCAGGAAGTGGCCCGCCCCCTTGGCGGGATCCCCTTCGAGGACCGCCATCTGCACGCCCGGGAAATCAGGCACGTCGGTCCACTTGAGGTCCTCGGCGGGAATCAGGATGGCGGTGCCGGCCTTCTTGCCATCCTTGGCGAGGGCGGGCGGCGCGAAGGCGGCAAGGGCCAGCGCCAGTGCGGAAACGGCCAGAGTGCGTGTCTTCATCTAACCCTCCTTGTGGCTGCGGTGAGCCGGTACCTCGAAGGGCGCGGCCCCTCCAGGCGTTGCGCCCGGCTGCCGGCCCACCCAGGGGCGCGGCGAAGTCCCGCCCATGGGCGGTCATCCAACATGGGCCCCCGGAGCTTGGAGTCAATGCGTCAAAAAAATTTCTATGCGTTTATTTTACCAAATCGATCCATCAACCACGCACCTCGGTGCCGGTCATCATGTGACGCTGGCCGGGAGCGGAACCTCGCCCGCGAGACGCGCGAGATGGGCCTCCAGAGTGGCCCGGAAGGCGGCCACGGCGTCGTCGGCGTAGGCGCGGAAGTCCTTGGGCAGGCGCTGGTACCGGGCCTGCGTCTGGCTCAGCGCCTGGTCCCGAAGGACCTTCAGCTCGGCGAGCCGCTGCGGGAAGTCCAGAGGCGTGGCGGCCTGCAGGCGCCCCTCGAAGGTCCTGGCCAATTCCTGGAGGCTGGCCTTGAAGCGCTCCAGCTCCAGCAGGCTCCGGGTCATCTTGAAGAAGTGGTGGCCCTTCACGGCCAGGGTGACGGTCTCCGGCACCATGAGGGGCCGCGCGAGGAAGCCCTGCACGAGGAAGCGCCAGTAGGTCCAGCCGTAGCGCGAGAAGGTCTGGACGACGAGGGACCGGACGAAGGCCCGGAGCTCCATGAGGTGAAGCTTCCGGCGCGAGGTGAGGGGCGGCTTCATGGTCTTCAGGAGCTTCAGGCAGCGCTCGAAGTAGCGGTCCGGCCGGTAGATCTCAGCCAGGATGCGCTTGTAGCCGTCGATGAGCTTCCGGGTGTCCATCCTCGGCAGGAAGTTGAGGCGCAGGTCGTGGGTGTTGTTGCCCCCGCCGGAATCGCCCGTGAGGCGGCCCTCCGCCTCGAGGCGGCGGTGCAGGCGGGTGCGGGGGAGGGCGGTGAGCAGGCCCACCATGGCCGTGGGGATGGCGGCCTCCTGGATGAACCGGACCTGGCGCTCGAAGATGTCGCCGCCGTCGCTGTCGAAGCCCACGATGAAGCCGCCGGAGACCTCCAGGCCCTTGCGCTGGATCTTCCGGATGCTGGCGAGCATGTCGGCCTTGAGGTTCTGCCGCTTCCCGGCGGCCTGCAGGGCGCAGAGATCGGGCGTCTCGATGCCCAGGAACACCATGTTGAACCCGGCCTGGGCCATCTGGTCCAGCAGCGGCTCGTCACTGGCCAGGTCGAGGCTGGCCTCCGTGAAGAAGGTGAAAGGATGGTGCCGCTGCTGCTGCCAGGGGATCAGCTCGGCCAGCAGGGCGCGGACTTCGCGGCGGTTCCCGATGAAGTTGTCATCCACCAGGAAGAGGGGGCCGCGCCAGCCTTCCGCGTAGAGGAGGTCCATCTCGTGGAGGAACTGGGCCGGGGTCTTGGTGCGGGGCCGGCGGCCGAACAGCTCGATGATGTCGCAGAACTCGCAGTCATACGGACAGCCGCGGGAGAACTGCAGGGCCATCTCCGCGTAGTCCTTCCGCCGCACCAGGTCGAAGCGCGGCGCGGGTGTGCGCGTGAGGTCGGGTCGTTCCGTGCTGGCGTACAGGGGCTTGGCCCGCCCCAGGGCGTAGTCGTGGAGGAACAGCGGCAGCGTGACCTCCGCCTCGTTCAGCACGAAGTGGTCCACGCCGGCGATCTGGTCGTGGCAGCTGGTGGGGTAGGGGCCGCCGGCCACCACCGGCTTGCCCAGCCGGTTGCAGAGCTGGACGACCTGCGCCATGGACTCCTTCTGGACGATCATGGCGGAGATGAAGACGAGGTCGGCCCGGGCCACGGCGGCTTCCGTCAGCGGCTCCACGTTCAGGTCCACCAGGGAGACCTCGAAGCCCTCCGGCAGCATGGCGGCCACGGTGAGCAGGCCCAGGGGCGGGAAGACCGCCTTCTTGCCGATGAAGGGCAGGGCGTACCGCATGCTCCAGTAGGTGGGGGGCATTTCCGGATAGACCAGCAGGACTCTGCGTCCCAATTCCTCCCCCTTTCTGGTTGGGCGACCGGGACAAGGGTCGGTTCCCCCTGGGGCCGGGCAAGGTCCCTAGCTGCGGACCGCCACCACCTCGAGATACTCCGCCTCGACCCGGGTCGAGCCGTCCCGGGCGTGGTTGTGGTCGGCCCAGAGCTGTTCGAGGTCCTCATGCAGGGCCTTCTGCCCCTCCGCATCCAGTGAGGCGAAGGCGCGGTTCGTGGGGCCGTAGTAGCGCTCGAAGAAGGTCACCACATCCCCCGGCGGGAAGGGGTAGTGCATGGGGTAGAAGTGCTTCCGGGTGGCCACCTTCGAGACCCCGTCCTTCAGCCGCTCGCGGACGGTCGGCTCGTCCCCCCACTTCACCGGGGAGGCCATGAGGGGGTGCGGCGGGACGTGCTTGCCGAGGACCTTGAACATCTGGCCGACAAAGCCCTCGGGGGTCCAGTTCGCCATGGCGATGCGGCCCCCGGGCCGGCACACGCGGACCAGCTCAGCGGCGACCCGCTCGGGCCGCGGCGCGAACATGGCGCCGATGAGGCTCACCACCAGGTCGAACGCGCCATCCTCATAGGCGAGCGACTCCGCGTCGCCCTCCTCGAACTGGGCCTCGAGACCCTCGGCCTGGGCGCGCCTCCGCGCGGTCTCGATGGAGTTGGTGGCGATGTCGATCCCCGTCACGCGCACCCCCGCGCGGGCGGCGGGGATCGCGATCTGGCCCGCCCCGCAGCCCACGTCCAGCATCTGCATGCCGGGTTCGGGCCCGAGGCGGTTCAGGAACGCCAGGGCGCCGGGCTCCAGGTAGGTGGCGAAATGCGCATAGTCGCCGGCCATCCAGGTGGCCTTGAGGCGGACCTTGAGGGTGGCCATCTCCGGGGTCAGGGCGGGCGTGGGGTGCGGGGTGGTCATGGTCGCTCCTCCAGGCAGGTGGCAGGGGGGCTTCGAGAGGCTTCGGCAGGGGACCTGGTCCCCTCAGGCCATGGCGTGGGCCTTGCTGAACTGGAACGTCACTTCGCCCTCCACGATCCGGGGCGGCTGGATCCTCAGGGCCGGCCGGTTCCGGCCCAGCCAGACCGTCGCCCGCTTCGTGGATTCATCGCAGCTGTGGCGGTCCTGGCAGATCGTGATGGACATGGCGCCATCGTCGGTCCTGATGAGGTAGTAGGCGATGAAGCCGGGCACGGAACCGATCACGGCCTCGATGTCCTGGCTGCACTCCAGCAATTCGTCGGCAATTTCCTTACTGCCGGCATAGCCGCGGATGACGGTGTGCATGGAGCCTCCCCCGGGGAGGAGTCCTCTCTCCCCGATCCAGACCCTGGTCGCGCGCCGGCACAGGCAGGCGAGCGTGGAATTCCTCAGGGCGTCAACCCCAGAAACCCCGGAAGGCCAGGGTCAGGACCCCAAGAATGGGATCTTCTGAAGCTGCGTCAATGAATCAAAAAAATATTTATGCCTGTTTTTACCCATTGCAAACCAACACCATGCTTGGCCTCGGGTGCCATCCTGTCCGGCGCTCAGGCCTTCTCGAAGAGCACGATGCGGTTGCTGTTGGTGCCCTTGCCGTTGTTGTCCACGCCCCAGATGTGGGCGGTCTTGGTGAAGACCTGGGTGTTCACCAGCACGCCGTGGGCGCGGAAGCCCGCGGCCAAGCCCAGGGGCAGGGCGACCTCGTCCAGCTTCAGCTTGCCGCCGCGCACCTCGCCCACCTCGAAGGCCACGAAGCCGCCGGGCCGTGTGACGCGGAACAGCTCGGCAAAGACCTCGCTCATGGCCTGGGACCAGGCCGCCACCGTGCGGTGGGTGCTGAGGCCGCGGCCGATGGCCTCGGCGTCCAGACCGTTGAACCAGCAGCGCAGCCAGTTGTCGCCCACGTAGTCCACCACGTCGAGGAAGGGCGGCGAGGTCACAGTGAGGGCCACGGAGCCGTCCTCCAGGCCGGGCGTGGCCCGGGCCTCGCCCGTGAGGAAGACCGCGTCCCCGGCCGCCGTCGCCAGGTTCCGGAGGGCCAGGGGCTCCAGGCCCGTCAGCAGCTGCCGGGTCTTCTTCAGGATGAGGGCATGCGTGTCGCGGTAGGGCGGGACCTGGTTCCGCTTCGCATTGATCAGGCGCTGCTTGTCGGCGCTGACGGCCTGGTTGGGGGGCAGGGTGTAGACCGAGAAGAAGCCGGGGCTGTGGCCCGTGAGCCGGTTCGTGGCCACCATGCGGATCCAGGTGTCGAGCGCATCGAGCTCGCCGCTCCGCTCGCGGGCCAGGCACCAGTCCCGCAGGCCGCGGATCTCGGCCTCGGTGTCCGGGTGGAAGAACATGGCGAGATCCAGACCATCCGAGGGCGCCGTGCGCGGAATCTCCGTCAGGCGCCGGGCCACGTCGGCGGGAGCGGGCGGGGTGAGCCGGGGCTCCGCCAGCATGCGCGAGAGGGGATTGAGGTCGTTGGCGGCCACCCGGCGCCCCATGAGCGCCGCCTCCAGGGCCGTGGTGCCCCGGCCGCTGAAGGGGTCGTACACGCGCTCGCCGGGCAGGGTGAGGCGCTCGATGAAGTGGCGGGGCAGCTGGGGCTTGTAGCAGGCCCGGTACGAGATCTCGTGGAGGTTGGCGGCCTGCCGCTGGCGGGAGGTCCAGAACTCCGCCGACAGCCGGGGGCGGCGGCCGGAGGCGGTCTCCACCTCGTCCCAGGCCGCGTCCTCCACCGGCGCGAGGTCGGCCAGGAAGGCCCTGCTCGCGGCTGAATCCGTCTCCATCCCTGCCCTTCCCAGATCATCCAGGATAGCCTGCTGGGGATGCCCGCCCCCCATCCCAAACGCCACCCCGAGCTGACCCGCCTCTACGTGGCGGTGGGGCTGGTCGTGCTGATCCTCATGATCATCCTGGCCTACAAGACCGTGGGCAACCGCATCGCGGAAGGGGGGCTGGACGCGCCCTCGCGCTGGGCCCTGATCGCCCTGGGCCTGGCCAACGTGCTGGCCATCGGGACGCTGCTCTTCATCGTGGCGCGCAGCCTGGCCAAGCTCTACTTCGAGCGCAAGAGCGGCATCCTGGGCTCCCGCCTCCGCACCCGCATGGTGCTCACGCTCTTCGTCGTGGGCATCGTGCCCAGCCTGATCCTCTTCCTGGTGGGCCGGAATTTCATCAACAAGAACGTGGAGCGCTGGTTCAGCCCCGAAACGGAGGTGGCCATCCGCGATGGCCAGAAGGTGGCGGGGGATCTCCGCGCCGCCGCCAGGGCCCGCCTGGACTTCGGC
This region includes:
- a CDS encoding RrF2 family transcriptional regulator, giving the protein MVGISRQTDYAARLVLHLASLPEGTRASIAEIAAARLLPAPFVRRLIGGLAKAGILQTARGTGGGIALARPASEISLLDVVTALEGPIVLNQCLDGHHHCPLAHGCPIQTAWAEAARTLETHLAGVRFDALARTPETHLAAHLRCHSALRTQAASNCS
- a CDS encoding class I SAM-dependent methyltransferase, coding for MTTPHPTPALTPEMATLKVRLKATWMAGDYAHFATYLEPGALAFLNRLGPEPGMQMLDVGCGAGQIAIPAARAGVRVTGIDIATNSIETARRRAQAEGLEAQFEEGDAESLAYEDGAFDLVVSLIGAMFAPRPERVAAELVRVCRPGGRIAMANWTPEGFVGQMFKVLGKHVPPHPLMASPVKWGDEPTVRERLKDGVSKVATRKHFYPMHYPFPPGDVVTFFERYYGPTNRAFASLDAEGQKALHEDLEQLWADHNHARDGSTRVEAEYLEVVAVRS
- a CDS encoding cupin domain-containing protein; its protein translation is MKTRTLAVSALALALAAFAPPALAKDGKKAGTAILIPAEDLKWTDVPDFPGVQMAVLEGDPAKGAGHFLIKLKDGFVTPLHHHSSDHFATVLSGTMSFTVDGKETLLPAGSFFVFKGKKEHITKCVPGADCVLSVDVRGKWDVVPEAPRP
- a CDS encoding cytochrome ubiquinol oxidase subunit I, which translates into the protein MDALTLSRLQFAVATYFHFLFVPLTLGLSMLVAIMETQYVRTGDEDYKRMTKFWGKLFLINFAVGIVTGLTLEFQFGTNWSRYSAYVGDIFGSLLAIEATAAFFLESTFIAVWYFGWDKLSRKAHAVTIWLVAIASNISAFWILVANAWMQHPVGYALRHGRAELADFFAVITQRFAILEFIHTLGGAYLTAGFFVLGISAWHMLRKQEVAFFKKSFRIAAAWTLIFALFEIAQGHMNAEILGQAQPTKLAAMEAHWETGRNVPMNLVAWPDAKHERNTVQSLSVPSGLSLMATYSTAGEVKGLKDYPASERPPVLPVFLSFRAMVGLAFLFLAVGLYAWLKRECIEDRQGFLRILPWLIPLPYLANELGWTLAELGRQPWIVYGLMKTTDAVSPIAVSQVGTSLVAFFLVYALLGAVDFYLLFKFARKGPEAAPAAVK
- a CDS encoding OmpW/AlkL family protein; the protein is MKSLILPVALTAGLLSPASLQAQEGPWMVRLRAVSLQPADKSDAASGLPADAIHVSSKTIPEVDFSYFFSPNLAAELVLTVPQKHDVTLSGTKIGTFKELPPTLTAQWHFLPARTVNPYVGAGLNLTLISDVKLAGGALDLDKSSVGLAAQAGVDFRVARNCFINLDVKYVQIRSDVKVAATGAKVTTVKVDPMLYGVGVGYRF
- a CDS encoding DNA methyltransferase gives rise to the protein METDSAASRAFLADLAPVEDAAWDEVETASGRRPRLSAEFWTSRQRQAANLHEISYRACYKPQLPRHFIERLTLPGERVYDPFSGRGTTALEAALMGRRVAANDLNPLSRMLAEPRLTPPAPADVARRLTEIPRTAPSDGLDLAMFFHPDTEAEIRGLRDWCLARERSGELDALDTWIRMVATNRLTGHSPGFFSVYTLPPNQAVSADKQRLINAKRNQVPPYRDTHALILKKTRQLLTGLEPLALRNLATAAGDAVFLTGEARATPGLEDGSVALTVTSPPFLDVVDYVGDNWLRCWFNGLDAEAIGRGLSTHRTVAAWSQAMSEVFAELFRVTRPGGFVAFEVGEVRGGKLKLDEVALPLGLAAGFRAHGVLVNTQVFTKTAHIWGVDNNGKGTNSNRIVLFEKA
- a CDS encoding B12-binding domain-containing radical SAM protein, whose product is MGRRVLLVYPEMPPTYWSMRYALPFIGKKAVFPPLGLLTVAAMLPEGFEVSLVDLNVEPLTEAAVARADLVFISAMIVQKESMAQVVQLCNRLGKPVVAGGPYPTSCHDQIAGVDHFVLNEAEVTLPLFLHDYALGRAKPLYASTERPDLTRTPAPRFDLVRRKDYAEMALQFSRGCPYDCEFCDIIELFGRRPRTKTPAQFLHEMDLLYAEGWRGPLFLVDDNFIGNRREVRALLAELIPWQQQRHHPFTFFTEASLDLASDEPLLDQMAQAGFNMVFLGIETPDLCALQAAGKRQNLKADMLASIRKIQRKGLEVSGGFIVGFDSDGGDIFERQVRFIQEAAIPTAMVGLLTALPRTRLHRRLEAEGRLTGDSGGGNNTHDLRLNFLPRMDTRKLIDGYKRILAEIYRPDRYFERCLKLLKTMKPPLTSRRKLHLMELRAFVRSLVVQTFSRYGWTYWRFLVQGFLARPLMVPETVTLAVKGHHFFKMTRSLLELERFKASLQELARTFEGRLQAATPLDFPQRLAELKVLRDQALSQTQARYQRLPKDFRAYADDAVAAFRATLEAHLARLAGEVPLPASVT
- the cydB gene encoding cytochrome d ubiquinol oxidase subunit II; this encodes MLETIWFVIWGVAWAVYFMLDGFDLGLGTLFPFLAKNEAEKRILVNAMGPFWDGNEVWLITAGGVTFAAFPRAYAIMFSGLYTPLMLLLFALILRGVAFEFRGKEDSQAWRTTWDACLVVGSFLPALLLGVAFANIFAGLPLDAGGLFHGNLFTLLNPYGLLGGVLFVLIFAVHGALWLTTRTEGELQARAGHLATSLWLVEAVVAVAFLTMTWFSTRLWQNVLAKPLLLILPLLAVAGLLSLRVFVAKGAWWKAWFASSVLILGAVLFGVAGLFPNLLPSSLDPTASVTAFNAASSPLTLKIMLGVVLCFLPVVIGYQLWVYLKFRDTLTAESISRGPSY